Sequence from the Priestia megaterium genome:
GCGGAGACGCTCTTAGTTGTTTCATATCCCGATTGTTTCCAGTTATTAAAACCTCCATTTAAAATTTGTATGTCTTCAATTCCTATATATCGCAGTAGCCACCATGCTCTTGAAGCCATCATTCCGTTTTGTTCATCATAAACGACGATTTTTGAATCAGCATTAATTCCTAAGCTGCCGAGCTTTTGAGCTAGCTTTTGAACGTCAGGCAGCGGGTGTCTGCCTCCGCGAGAAGTAGCTGCAGAAGACAAATCTTTTTCTAAATCCAAGTAATGAGCATGCGGGAGATGCTCATTTTGATAAGCATTTGCGCCTGCCTCAGGATTTCCAAGGGTAAATCGGCAGTCAAGCAAAATAATGGATTGTTGGGGTTGTTGCAATGCAGTATGTAATTCGCGTGGTGAAATAATAGTATTCATAACATTCACATCCTTTTACCAAAATTCTAGTTGAAATAACTAAAAATGAAAAGCGCTAAATATAAATTACGACAAATCTATTTTGTTTTCCTTCAATTATTCCCCGTAGAATAATTGACCATTTTAACGCTTATCTGATGCAGAGCGAAATGCTCCTGTGCTACAGTTATAATAAGAGTTACATAGTATAAGCCAAATGCTCAGCATAATGTCATACCTACTATTGATGAGAAGGAGAGAGAAAGATGCAAACAAATGAAAAGAAAGAATTTAAACTGATCGCACTAGATATGGATGGAACGCTGCTGAACAATCAGCAAGAAATTTCTAAAGAAAATCGTGAGGCCATTGCTAAAGCTCAAGAACAAGGTGTTCATGTGGTGTTAAGCACGGGGCGATCTCTTTTAACATGCCGTGAATATGCGCAGTCTCTTCAGCTATCTTCTTACCTTATTACAGTAAACGGAAGTGAAATTTGGGATGAATCTGGAGAGCTTGTAGAACGAAAGTTAATTGATGCTTCTTACATCGAGAAAATGTGGAATTTAACGCAAGAGCATAAGCTTAACTTTTGGGCTGTGACTACGGATAAAGTATGGAGAGACGAATTTCCAGAAGATATTGCCTCACAGGAATGGCTGAAGTTTGGCTACGATATTCCAGATGATGCTTTACGAGAAGAAGTGCTGAAACAAATAGCAGGCATTTCAGATTTTGAAATTAGCAACTCTAGTTTAACGAATCTAGAAATTAATGCACTTGGTATTAACAAAGCAAAAGGGATCATGACTGTATGTGAACGTTTGGGCATTTCAATGGATGAAGTCATTGCCATGGGAGACAGCTTAAATGATATGGCTATGATTGAAGCGGCAGGGTGTGGAATCGCGATGGGAAATGCTCAGGAAGCTGTAAAAGAAGCAGCGGACTGGGTGACAGATACAAATGTCAATAACGGAGTAGCGAAGGCTATCAGCCACTGGGTGCTAAAATAACAGCAGCTCTACATGTTGCACAACTTAACTACTTCCCGCATAAACTGATACTGGATGCCTCCCTTAGAGTTCGTCTTATACGTATATATAAGGAGAAGCCATCTAGTTAAGGAGTGGGGAGTATGAGCGATTTATCATTAGACAAGCTGTTAAAAAAAGCAGAAAATAAGTTACAAGATGTACATGAAATAGTGCAAGAAAAAGCGTACGAGCTCATTGGGCAAGCATATAAAGAAAGCATATTTGTTGTGATCACTGAAGGATTTAGATCGATAGAGCATCAGCATAAACTATATTCACAAGGCCGAACAACACCAGGAAGTATTGTCACTAATGCCAAAGGCGGCTATTCTTATCATAATTATGGACTAGCTTTTGACATTGCGCTGCTTGATAACGACGGAAAAGTTGACTGGACCATTGATCGAAGATGGAACAAAGCGGGAGAGATAGGAAAAAGGATTGGGTTGGAATGGGGAGGAGATTGGACAAGCTTAAAAGATTACCCTCATTTTCAATATACATTCGGTTTATCTTTGTCGGAGCTTCGAAGTGGAAAAGTACCTAAAAAACAGACCCCAAAGGCTTCAAGCATGTTGATTAAATACGGAGATCGAGGAAATCACGTACAGTTAATTCAACGTATGCTTATTCACTTAGGTTATTCTCTTTTTGGAGGCGCAGACGGTATATTCGGGTCTTCCACCCTCAAAGCGGTAAAAGCTTTTCAACAAGCATTTTATCTGCAGGTAGATGGAATAGTTGGGCCGAAGACAATCGAAAAACTCTATATTAATTTTAATAAAACTATGTTCTAAATAACTATAAAAACGATAACGAGAAAAGGAAGAAAAGAGATGGATGGAAATCGTCTCCTTTCTTCCTTTTCTGTAGTTATAGTAGAAAAACTGAAATTTATAAAGAAATAAAAAGGATTTTCTAAGCGTAAGAAACGTTCACGTGATCTAACTGGATAACATTGCTCAACAACACGATATCTTTATATATTTCACTTTTTACAGAGGCGTTTGAACAGTTTTGATAGTCTTTCAACAAGCGGCCAAGTTCTTTAATAAATAACAACGTCTCTTGTTCATTAATCATAGTCAAAACTCCTTGTTTAGAAATGAATCCAGGTCATTATATAGGAATTCTATCATATCTATACGCACCTGTTGACAAAAAAAGTTCGTCAATTTTTTTGTGAGAAGAAGAAATTTAGGGATATGTGGAATGCGTTCGATTCTCTCATATTATATATATGCAGCTTGTCTAAAAATATGAGAGTAGTTATAGTAATATTTACTCCTAATCATGCAACTTAAAACCTATTTTAGAGGTTATCCGTAAATTCCCTCTATTGTAGAGCGATGGAACAAAAAAAGAATGCCTCTTTTTGTATCTTTAGTATGATAACGTTTTGAATAAATAAGGCATATTTTTGAGTTTTAAGATGGATTTGAATTAGATCTTTTGACACGCTCTTTTTGTAGGAGAGGCATATTTACTTTCTATTAAGGAGAAATCGTAAAGCTCCAAAGAGTTTCTAAATTAGAAACTCTTTGGAGCTTAATTTTTTGGATAAGGGATGTGCAAAAGTTCTGGGACGGTCACAAAATGATATCCTTCTTGCTTAAGTCTAGGAATGATGGTATCCAGTGACTTTGCGGTGTTGGAAAGGTCCATGGTCCAATGGCCGCCGTCGTGCATCAAAACAATTGTTCCGGCTTGCATGTTCTTAAATACATTTTTTGTGATTTCTGTTTCTGGAATTTGCTTCCAGTCTAATGAATCAGAAGACCAGTTAATCGCATAGACATTTTCATTTGGCAGCTCGTTGATCATTTCTTGCGTTAAATTTCCATACGGAGGACGAAACAGCTGTGTTTCAAAACCGGTAATGTTTTTAATAATAGCCTGAGTTTTGGCAATTTCCCAGTGAAACTTTTCAGTCGATTCTTTTAGTAAATTGGGGTGCCAATAGGTATGAATCCCAACAGCATGACCTTCAGCTACCATTCTCTTCACAAGCTCAGGATGTTCGTGAGCTTTTGCCCCAATAAGAAAAAAGGTTGCTTTAATACCATGCTTTTTCAATTGATCCAATACATGTGGAGTAAAGCGCGGATCCGGTCCATCATCAAATGTTAGGGAGGTTTGCTTTAGTTGGTTATTACCTTGATAAAGCAAACGGTCACGCACAGCTACATTTTTTACTTGTTCCGCTTTACATAATGCAGGAAGGGCTCCAGTAAATAAGAAGCACAGTGTGAAAAGCAGTATACTAATTCTTCGTATCATGTACATGCACGCTCCTTTCTAGGGCAAAGTATAACGTTATGATACCCGATTAAAAATTTTGTATGAAGCTGAATTTCCCTTTTGTGTCAAAACGTATGATATGCATGAAACAGCGCACTATAATAAACAGTTACTATTAGGTGAAGAAAGGAAAAAGCAGATGAAAAAAATAATGATTGCCGTAGCATTGATTTTTTCGCTAAGTTTATCTCCCTTAGCTGAATATATTTCCTATCACGATGACTATAACGTAAGTGCAAGGTCGTATCGTTCGGGGAAGCGGTCCTTTAATAGACAGCCAAGCGTTAGACAAAATGAGCCGAGGTCTAATTTTTCAAACCGCAGAAATGGAGCTGTAAATCGAGGTGTTACCCGTTCAAAACGAGGAGGATTCGCCCGTGGACTGCTGTATGGCGGTCTGGCAGGGATGTTATTTGGCGGTTTGCTTGGTCATATGGGTGCACTGGGCGGGATTTTTGGGTTATTAATTAACATTTTGGCTATTGTGCTTATAATTAATTTAATTATGCGTTTATTCCGCCCTTCTCGTCGCGACAATAATTGGAGATAGACCGTAATTGCTGTCATAAACTAATAAGAAAGCTCCATATAAATAAGAAAACGCTTTCTATAGTTAATCGAAAGGATGAAACGTATGTCAGCAAACAGACAGCGCAGCAAATACCTGGCGTTTTGCACAGAATGCGGTCTCCCAAACAGGTTAACATTGTTTCTTTTAAGACAGTACGTTGCGACAGACGAATACAGCGGATTTTATTGTGGGAATTGCGGAATTCGAAACGAATTTCCAGATTCGGTCATTGAATATATTAAAGAGCTATAAAACACAATCTCTTAAAAGATTGTGTTTTATTTTTTAGTAAAACTATGTTCTAAATAAAAATTAAAAAGAAAAACATAGCTGTTTACAAAAAAGAAACGATGACTAAATACTTTTCTTTATCCAGGATAATCGAGAAATTCCCCATTTCAAGCTTGCTAATTGGGGGTAGTGCAAAACGGCTTATGAGAAGAACATATAAAATTAGTGACTGTAGAAATGACTAACATTTTTAACTGCAGAAAATCGATTGAACCATACTTTAAAAGGACGCATATACTACATTAAAATTTTAGAAAACGGAGGAATTAACTAATGCCTGTTTCCGTCATTTTCAACCAAATAAATGTGGTCAGTATGGTTTCCAATTCAGTAATTGCTTCGGGTCAAAATAGCCAGCCAGATTGGAATTCCCAAGGGAAATTTAACTTAGGAAACGGATTTGCTGTAAATTCAGCTATACTAGGCAGTACGAATATCATTAATGATCAAGATGTTTGTGACACGCCAATTACCCAGCCGGAAAATATTAATCCTCAACCAGTCTCTCAGTTCTAGGGAAAAAGAAGATGAAAGAAGATGAAAAACATTGATTATAAAATTTACTAATCTTAATGTTACGTCTATCTCTACTAATTCAGGTATTTTTACTGGAGAAAACACCCAATCAGATTGGCAAGTCAATTGGAAAAGTAACACGGGGTTCGGTGAAATAATCGGCTATCATAACTTTGCTTCTCAAATGGTAAACATCATTAATGATAACGACGTCGTTGATTCCTATTTTTCTGAACATATAGATTTCAACAATGCTCCTGTTACACAAAGTTAAAGAAGTAAACCAAACTAGGTATTCTATCTATTAATTATTTTGTCAGAGTGGCAAGGATATATTGGTAATATATTTAAACCATCTTTTATACAGATGGTTTTTTGCTAGCTTATTTTAGAGAGGTAGCTGTTAATATAGATTAAAAGGTAATGACAGGAATACTTTTATAGTAAATGGAGTAAGTATCATAGAAAAGACGTAAAAGCTTAAATGATTAAAGAGACGTTCAATTTGAGGCAAACAGATAAGAATTTGAAAAAAATGGGTAATGTATTTTCAGTTTTATATTGAACTAGATGAAGTAAACTTCTGTCTGTGAGGTGTTATTTATGGTCAATATTCACTATCATTCGATTAATGTAAATAAAATTCAAAACAGTTCAGGCCTATTTTATGGCGTTAATATTCAATATAAATGGAATCATAAAAGTCGTATTTCTGATGGTTTCGGAAAAATAGTTGGTGATTCTAATAAAATTTCAAATAACACCACCATTGCGAAAATCCCTAAAAAGAATGATGAATAGAAGCGTAGAGTCAAGCTTCCTTTGTGACCTGCTCAAAAGAATCATTTACATCATCTTCACCAAGAACAAGGTGTGTGTTATAGGATATTTGATTATCATCTCCCGAAACTGTGCCGAAACCTGAATTACAGCTGCTGATTGTAGTTTCCCAATTTTGTTGAACATTTTTTCCTATAAAAACTCCCGCGTTGTTTTTAACCGCATTTACGGTGAGATCATCAAAAATGATTTGAGGAGAACTGAGATCTATTTTCATAATTCCTCCCTATACATATGAGACATTAATAAAAATTATCTAATACACTATTATATGTTGTAGATGGGCTAAAAGTGTTAAATCAAATAAGGGGTCAAACTCTATGGATGAAAAGGTGCTGAATATACTCCAAAATATTGAAAAAAGGCTCACAAGTTTAGAAAAAAACGTAAATGAACTTTCCGATAAAACAGTACATTCTCTGCATTTAGATATAAGGAACGTTCAAACACTAAACTTGGACGAACTATCTTATTATTTAGAACATATTGATGTAAAGGAACTCAGTGGAACGTTGAATATTGGTAATACTTTTCCTTCGCAAACGAATCAATATCAAGAGCCGAGAAAGAAAGGAAAAACAACAACAAATGGCTCTAAGGGCAATCAAAAATCGGGTAGCCAAAATAATAAAGCAAAAGATAAAGAAAAGGGTCCTTCTGAAATTTCAGTTAAAATTAATGAAAGAAGCGTTCCTTACAGACTAATCCATACGGAAGAAATGAGGGAGCCTAATCAAGCTCTACAGTCAACTTTTAGCATAGGGGACATTCATATTGGCACAATTGAAGATGCTTCAGCTGTGAATTTTGGAAATAACTTTCCGACCAATTTCAGAAGTCATAAAAAAGTGAATCAAGGGTTTGGAAATATCTTAGGTAATCAAAATGATATTCACGACATCTTATCCTCTTTGGAGGAAAAAGATTCCTCAGAAATATACAATGAAAGCAAAGATGAAAAGCCGCCTGAATGGCTGGACACGATGATAGAAGAACAAAAGAAAGAAGATAAAAAGGGAGAATAAGCAATAATCTAAAAATGTTCGATTTCAAAAGCAATATGGTTGATGCTAAATTTCTAAAAGAAAGCTTTCCTTACGGATTAAAGAAGAGTGAACAATAGAAAACCTGCTGCTCTAAACGAGCAGCAGGTTTTCTATTTTATTTCTCGGCTGCTGCAGTTTCAACATGAAAAAGAGCATGCGTAATTTAATTTAAAACTGGGACAGATCGGTTCTTTCATTCCCATAGATATGGAGTCTCTTGGTAAACATAATAGTTTAACCAATTCATAAACAGCAGGTTGGCATGAGAACGCCAAGTTTTTAAAGGGTTTTTGTCAGGATCATTGTTTGGGAAATAGTGTTCCGGAAGCTTTGGTTCTAGCCCTTTTTCTGTATCTCGAAGAAATTCTTCTTGCAGTGTTTGAACGTCGTACTCTGGGTGACCTGTAACGAAAACAAACTTTTCGTCTTTAGACATAGCCATATAAACACCAGCTTCTTCAGAGTAGGAAAGAAGCTCAAGGTCAGGATGATTTTTTACTTCATTCATGTCTACATCAGTGTGACGGGAATGAGGGGAATAAAAGACATCATCAAATCCTCGCAGCAGCTTAATTGGTTCTTCACTGGATACAACATGCGTAAATACACCGGTGCATTTATCTGAAAGAGGTCGCTTGTCAATGCCGAAGTGGTGATAAAGTCCGGCTTGGGCTCCCCAACAGATATGAAGAGTTGATGTTACATTTGTTTTGCACCAATCCATAATTTCTTGAAGCTCTTTCCAGTAGTTTACTTCTTCAAAGGGTATATGTTCGACAGGTGCTCCTGTAATAATCATTCCATCATATTTCCGCTCTTTAATTTGTTCAAACGTTTTATAAAACTGATCTAGGTGATTTTTACTCGTCGTTTTTGCTTTATGGCTTGCCGTGTACAGAAGTGTAATATGCACTTGCAGCGGTGAGTTCCCGAGTAAACGTAATAATTGAGTTTCAGCTTTTTCTTTTTCCGGCATTAAGTTTAGGATAACAATATTAAGCGGGCGAATCTCTTGGTTAACCGCGCGCACGTCGTCCATGATAAAAATTCTCTCTTTTTCTAAAATTTCTTTTGCCGGAAGATCACGTGGAATATTAATAGGCAATAAAATTCCTCCTATTCGATTTCGAAGTAATGACGCGTATAAATGTTCTTTCTCACGTGAAGATGAGGTTCAACATTTATGTACAATATACTATTATAGGAATATACAGAATATTAAGCAATTGAATTTTGAAAAAAAAGAGCATTAATATGCGTAATGGCCAAAGTGAAATGGTACAATAAGGTTGAACTGGAGCGTTGCTATGCTTTTTTAGCTTGAATGAAACTCAGTAAAATTTATAGCGCAGTCGTTCCTGTATTTATTAAACTTCATATCTCCCCCAGAAAATGGATTTTATCTTTTTTTGATGAAGTGTTTAAAAAGAATTCTCACCAGAAAAGGGGTTTTTATATGACAACTAAGAAGCAAATAAAAAGTGATTTGCAAATTGCACAAGAAGCAACCATTAAACCGATTAAAGAGATTGCCGAACAGCTAGATATTTTAGAAACCGAGCTAGAGCCGTACGGACACTATAAAGCCAAGCTTTCTTTGTCCGTTATGGAACGTTTACACACAAAAAAAGATGGAAAAGTGATTTTAGTTACGGCTATTAATCCAACTCCAGCGGGAGAAGGAAAGTCGACAGTGACGGTTGGCTTAGCTCAGGCATTACATAGATTAGGTAAAAAAGCGATTGTCGCCATGCGCGAACCATCTCTTGGTCCAGTAATGGGAATTAAAGGAGGTGCCGCTGGAGGCGGCTATGCTCAGGTGCTTCCGATGGAGGATATTAATTTACACTTTACTGGAGACCTGCATGCCATCACAACAGCTAACAACGCGCTGGCAGCTATTTTAGACAACCATATACATCAAGGCAATGAACTGCGCATTGATACACGTAAAATCACGTGGAAACGAGTGGTTGATTTAAACGACCGCGCGTTGCGTCAAGTTGTCATTGGATTAGGTGGTCCAATGCAAAGTGTTCCTCGAGAAGATGGATTTGATATTACGGTTGCATCAGAAATTATGGCTATTTTCTGCTTAGCGTCAGATTTACAAGACTTAAAGCGTCGCTTAGCTTCTATTGTTGTAGCTTACAATATGGACAATGAGCCTGTAACGGTTGCGGACTTAGGTGCACAAGGAGCGCTTACTCTTCTTTTAAAAGATGCGATTAAGCCAAACCTTGTACAGACGTTGGAGCATACTCCAGCCCTCATTCACGGAGGTCCTTTTGCTAATATCGCCCACGGCTGCAATAGTGTTATTGCAACAAAAATGGCCGCAAAACTAGGCGACTATGTAGTGACAGAAGCCGGATTCGGAGCAGATTTAGGAGCAGAAAAATTCCTAAATATTAAAGCTCGTATGGCAGATATTAAACCAGAAACGGTGGTTATTGTTGCTACAATTCGCGCTTTGAAAATGCATGGAGGCGTTCCTAAAGAGCGGTTAAATGAGGAAAACATTGAGGCCTTAGAAGCAGGAATTGAAAATCTTGAAAAACATATTGAAACGATTCAAGCATTCGGCGTTCCTTATGTTGTAGCCGTGAACCGTTTTGTAACGGACTCAAAAGGTGAAGTAGAAGCGCTTATGAATTGGTGTGCTTCAAAGAATGTTCCAGTTGCTTTAACAGAAGTATGGGAAAAAGGTGGAGAAGGGGGCGTCATGCTTGCAGAAAAAATTCTTGAAGTCATGAACGAGACAGAAAGTCAGTTTTCTCCTCTTTACGATGTGTCAGCTTCGATTCCAGAAAAAGTAGAAGCTATTGCTAAAACCGTATACGGAGCACAAGGCGTAGATTTTGCTCCAAAAGCGTTAAAGCAAATACAGCAATTTGAAGCAAACGGTTGGGATCACCTGCCGATCTGTATGGCCAAAACGCAGTATTCGTTAAGTGATGATCAGACGAAG
This genomic interval carries:
- a CDS encoding Cof-type HAD-IIB family hydrolase codes for the protein MQTNEKKEFKLIALDMDGTLLNNQQEISKENREAIAKAQEQGVHVVLSTGRSLLTCREYAQSLQLSSYLITVNGSEIWDESGELVERKLIDASYIEKMWNLTQEHKLNFWAVTTDKVWRDEFPEDIASQEWLKFGYDIPDDALREEVLKQIAGISDFEISNSSLTNLEINALGINKAKGIMTVCERLGISMDEVIAMGDSLNDMAMIEAAGCGIAMGNAQEAVKEAADWVTDTNVNNGVAKAISHWVLK
- a CDS encoding peptidoglycan-binding protein — protein: MSDLSLDKLLKKAENKLQDVHEIVQEKAYELIGQAYKESIFVVITEGFRSIEHQHKLYSQGRTTPGSIVTNAKGGYSYHNYGLAFDIALLDNDGKVDWTIDRRWNKAGEIGKRIGLEWGGDWTSLKDYPHFQYTFGLSLSELRSGKVPKKQTPKASSMLIKYGDRGNHVQLIQRMLIHLGYSLFGGADGIFGSSTLKAVKAFQQAFYLQVDGIVGPKTIEKLYINFNKTMF
- a CDS encoding polysaccharide deacetylase family protein; protein product: MIRRISILLFTLCFLFTGALPALCKAEQVKNVAVRDRLLYQGNNQLKQTSLTFDDGPDPRFTPHVLDQLKKHGIKATFFLIGAKAHEHPELVKRMVAEGHAVGIHTYWHPNLLKESTEKFHWEIAKTQAIIKNITGFETQLFRPPYGNLTQEMINELPNENVYAINWSSDSLDWKQIPETEITKNVFKNMQAGTIVLMHDGGHWTMDLSNTAKSLDTIIPRLKQEGYHFVTVPELLHIPYPKN
- the metA gene encoding homoserine O-acetyltransferase MetA; its protein translation is MPINIPRDLPAKEILEKERIFIMDDVRAVNQEIRPLNIVILNLMPEKEKAETQLLRLLGNSPLQVHITLLYTASHKAKTTSKNHLDQFYKTFEQIKERKYDGMIITGAPVEHIPFEEVNYWKELQEIMDWCKTNVTSTLHICWGAQAGLYHHFGIDKRPLSDKCTGVFTHVVSSEEPIKLLRGFDDVFYSPHSRHTDVDMNEVKNHPDLELLSYSEEAGVYMAMSKDEKFVFVTGHPEYDVQTLQEEFLRDTEKGLEPKLPEHYFPNNDPDKNPLKTWRSHANLLFMNWLNYYVYQETPYLWE
- a CDS encoding formate--tetrahydrofolate ligase, which gives rise to MTTKKQIKSDLQIAQEATIKPIKEIAEQLDILETELEPYGHYKAKLSLSVMERLHTKKDGKVILVTAINPTPAGEGKSTVTVGLAQALHRLGKKAIVAMREPSLGPVMGIKGGAAGGGYAQVLPMEDINLHFTGDLHAITTANNALAAILDNHIHQGNELRIDTRKITWKRVVDLNDRALRQVVIGLGGPMQSVPREDGFDITVASEIMAIFCLASDLQDLKRRLASIVVAYNMDNEPVTVADLGAQGALTLLLKDAIKPNLVQTLEHTPALIHGGPFANIAHGCNSVIATKMAAKLGDYVVTEAGFGADLGAEKFLNIKARMADIKPETVVIVATIRALKMHGGVPKERLNEENIEALEAGIENLEKHIETIQAFGVPYVVAVNRFVTDSKGEVEALMNWCASKNVPVALTEVWEKGGEGGVMLAEKILEVMNETESQFSPLYDVSASIPEKVEAIAKTVYGAQGVDFAPKALKQIQQFEANGWDHLPICMAKTQYSLSDDQTKLGRPTDFKITVREFRPSLGAGFLVALTGSIMTMPGLPKKPAALNMDIDKNGHALGIF